From the Perca fluviatilis chromosome 11, GENO_Pfluv_1.0, whole genome shotgun sequence genome, the window TAGCAATGTATTAGAATGCCATGTCAAtgacaaaaaattaaataaatgaaaacatgcatataaaacataacaaaataaaacacgcATTAACATGacataatgttatttttttttagctcaacAGGAAGTAATGTTGTTTTATGACTACTTTCTAACTTTGATTCAGCCTTGGACAGTGGGACTTTATGGACCTGAATGTTGAAAAGAACCTACCTAATATCATGAAAGGACAGGAGGCAACTGTCATGACAAAAGGTTGATCCAGCAACAACAGCGCACCAAAACCGCTCAGGACTGCCAGACCTGTGCAGAGCACCCCACAGGATGCCACCCACACCTTTGTCCTCACATTATCCACCCTAAAAGGAAATCAGAAATCAAAAAATGCAATACATCCAAAAGTCATTGCATGACATGTTCAGCAGATGTTTTACCAACCTCCAACATGATATGATTGAAAATGTGATGGCAATGGCATAGGTGATGGAGAATGAATAGATGACGGAAGCTGGTGATTTTTTAAATTCCCATTGCATTGACATGGAGGTGGAGTATGACACCTAGAAAGAGTAGCAATACATTTAACAGAAGGCACTtaattcaaaaacaaaaagatgatCATTTAAAACACTGGAATGTTTTGCTTACCTGAATAGAAGTTGATGATATATTTGAGACCAAATTAATAAAGCTTTCTAACCAAAGGTCagtctttgttttgttgtccTCATCTAAATAGTAATGGAGCTGTATGGCTTTAGCACTTTCAACTACTGAACTCTCCTCGCACAATTTCACACTCCCCAGAGTTAAATACAAAGGAATACTCCTAAAATTAGAGTAATACCACGGAAAGGTCAAATTGATTGTGTCTATATTGTTGGCACTGTATTCAATaatatctaaaatgtaattagaGGTGCAGGATCCCATCACCTCAGCACAAACATCCACATATTCAAATGACAGGTTGTTAAACTGAACTGCCATATTCCTAACTTTAAAGTCTAAGTCTAGGATGTCCTGGAGCGACTCCACAGTCAGAATATTCCTGTCACTTGTAGCTATGAGAGTTGCATAATTCCCATCTGTGCTCAGTCGTAAACGTGAAAACATGGAATCATTTCCTGGAAAAGTTTCTTGGATGTATTTCCTCTCCAGCTTGGCTTGTCCGTCGCCAGGTGTGAACTGCTCTTCAATATCGTTTGACATTCTGTCCTCGAGAAGAACAAATCCGCTCCCCAGACTTGCCGAGAGAATGAGGGGGATGATTACGAACCACCAGGGATGAGATCCAATAAAATGACCCATCATTTCAAAGCAGATGCGTAGTAGTCTCTCTATGCAATCTGTGCGGATTCTGCCCATAGCTGTGAAAACGTGCTCCCTTAAAATCTGGGTTTCTGGTTGGAATTTGGTACAAAAGCTATTTTGGGGAAATATAAAAGAGCTGCTCTTTTTTCCCAGAAATTTCCACATTAGAGAGGTCCTTGAGTATTCACAACCAGCTGTATTTATTGGGCTGCAGACTCTTCTTAGCTCCTTCATGACATGAGATTTGCATAATAACAGGGTTGGCCCACTCTCTAATGAACAGAGGCAGATGAGGTTTGAGGAAAGGCTCAGTCAAAGAGCCTATTGAAGAACAGTTGGTGTAGTATGGCTCACTAGTTCCATTTCAATACTTACTGTCAATGGTTTTCAATTGCCTAACCCCCAGGTAATTCCTTCTCATGGCTGAGGTCACACTAAACGGGCCCTTGAAGATTGATGGATGTTGCAAAGGCACAGAACAAAGAGGTATTATAATGTGGAtctttatttactttttctaCCTGCCAATTGACAATCATTTTTCTATGGTAGACTTCCATCTAATCCCTCATGCACTTCTGCTCCAGGGTAACTGGCCAGCATTAGCAAAAGAATATGTGGCTTTGTTTAAAACATATGTACAAACCATGAACACAAAACCACATTTTGTGAGTAATTTAGTATTCAAAAGTCAGTGGGCGAAATAGCAGACATGAAAAAGCTGTATAAGCAGTATATGTCGCAGAACTTACTTTTTACACATTCAGATCCTCTTGACaaataatgtataaatacagttttttcATTATTGTAAAATTTGAATACTAACATTAGCATTTAACACTTTAGGACTCAATACTTTTACCTCTAAACAGTCTAAtcacttttgacattttgtaaatagttttgtacatttttcatgaaattaaatgtaatttaattccaacaaaactttatttaattatattaatgTACACGCAGTACAACTTCAGGTACAAAACTACTCAAACAGTCTACAAGAATACAATAATGACTTACCTGGATTCCTGGAAGTaacattagtttttattttctagTTTATTTCAATATATTTTCAGACCTCGTCAACCATGGACGTAGCGTCAACCATAGTGACGTCATGCGTCCAAGGCTGGGCGGAAGTTACGTGCCCAGCAGGCTGTCATCTGTTATTGGAGCTGCTACAGTAGCCGCCTGATGCCctaaaaaacaagtgaaattcaTATTTAAAAGCGTCACCAAGTGCAAGTCAAACTAGCTCCTATAGGAATATGGATGACGACGTGCTGACGACTCTGAAGCTGTTGATAATTGGCGAAAGTGGAGTCGGAAAGTCCAGGTTTGTCTCGGTTTGTAGCgagcctaacgttagctagcctgTTGTGAATGTTGACATTCTTTTTCTTATGTAAGTTTATTCCCTACTGCTCAGCAGCTGTTGCTACAGCTAGCTGGTAGTGTTGTTGTCCTTTTTTTCTGCCAATGTGGGCCAAATACTTACTGTTGACAATTAGGTGACATATTACGTCAACGTTACATAGGCATCTGTAAAACTTTTCACTGGTATTTTGTTTGCTGATAAGAGATAATGATGCTTGCCTAATTGTAACCATTACAACTGTATAGCTGTTGTGTTCTTCCTGTGACTGAGGAAGATCCTTATAGCTTGTAGTCCACTCACAAAAGCCTATTGTACTGTATGCCCTCCTTATTTCCATGTTATCTTTATTCCTCCTAACAGTCTCCTCCTGAGGTTCACAGAAGATACCTTTGACCCAGACCAGTCAGCGACAATAGGTTTCaacttacacacatacacagatgtacataaacacatatacacagaagTATGGTAACCGttaaactgctccaaacaggcAATTTAAAGCCTtttatctttcctctctttctctcatggcTGACCAGGTGTGGATTTCAAAGTAAAGACAGTCGCAATAGATGGGAACAAAGCAAAGCTCGCCATATGGGTAAGACTGAAGTCATTAAGCCATACTTTAGTCTTTGTTGTCAGGAAAAACATGACGAACTACAGGGTTTCTCCACAAGATGGTGACATTGCACAGCCATAACCAtggaaagaaacagaaaaaaacagatttaaCTTCCTTTCATGAGGCACAAAGTCCTATTGTCCAATGAAAACACACCACAGTGAGGCCATAACCTTAGCCCAAAACACTAATCTCCCATAgactttattatttgttttcttaGCAGAAATGTGCATGTGCTGGAGGATGCCAGAGGGCTCAAAATACTTTATGAGGAAGAGGACAGCACTTTGTGAAGTCACATGTAACATGGGCTGAGACAGGTACAAGGCTCATATTGCATGAAGTTTAACACAACCTAGCATTccttatttttaaatataattgcaTACATTTTATAATGTTCTGTCTAATTGAAtgaaaacaaatcaataaaagcatatttatatagaaaataaaactaCACAACTATGTAAATTAGATGTTGCTAGCTCTACAGTGTTATGTTTTTGTGGTTATTCTTGAATGGTCTCTcctgttttttaacattagaaTTATGGATAATTCCCTTAAACGGCTTAAGCAAAAAGTCAGTTAAAAGTTGAC encodes:
- the LOC120567845 gene encoding patched domain-containing protein 3 — its product is MKELRRVCSPINTAGCEYSRTSLMWKFLGKKSSSFIFPQNSFCTKFQPETQILREHVFTAMGRIRTDCIERLLRICFEMMGHFIGSHPWWFVIIPLILSASLGSGFVLLEDRMSNDIEEQFTPGDGQAKLERKYIQETFPGNDSMFSRLRLSTDGNYATLIATSDRNILTVESLQDILDLDFKVRNMAVQFNNLSFEYVDVCAEVMGSCTSNYILDIIEYSANNIDTINLTFPWYYSNFRSIPLYLTLGSVKLCEESSVVESAKAIQLHYYLDEDNKTKTDLWLESFINLVSNISSTSIQVSKTFQCFK